In Myxococcus virescens, the genomic stretch TTCGGGTGACGGAAGAAGGTTCCGGGTTGAGCGAAAACCGAAAGTCCACGCGGATTCCCACCCAGCTTCGGTGCTGGTGCGAGGGTGACAACGTCACGCTCTACGCGCGAATCTCGAATTTGAGCGAAGGAGGACTGTTCCTCCGCACGAGCACGCCCCTGGCACGAGGGGCGCGTACGGTGGTGAAGCTGTCTCCCGCGGGCCACCAGGACATCCAGGCCCAGGCCACGGTGGTGTGGCTTCGGGAGGCGGAGGAGCGAGCGCTTCCGGCGGGCATGGGGTTGCGTTTCGAGTCCCTGGACAGCGATACCCTGGGACGGCTTCGCCAGAT encodes the following:
- a CDS encoding TIGR02266 family protein; translated protein: MSENRKSTRIPTQLRCWCEGDNVTLYARISNLSEGGLFLRTSTPLARGARTVVKLSPAGHQDIQAQATVVWLREAEERALPAGMGLRFESLDSDTLGRLRQMISQQQQNQVKAGWAG